From the ANME-2 cluster archaeon genome, one window contains:
- a CDS encoding 50S ribosomal protein L15e: MAKSMYGYIRDAWKNPDETYVHELRWHRLQEWRREASVQRIEKPTRLDRARGLGYKAKQGIVMARVSIRRGGARKSRYIRGRRTKRMGMTKITRGKSIQRMAEERAARRFPNLQVLNSYWVGEDGKHKWYEIIMVDISHPVIKSDPNLNWLCEPAQKGRVFRGKTSAGIKGRGQRKRGNGTEKNRPSIRSRGNIGK, from the coding sequence ATGGCAAAATCAATGTATGGTTACATCAGGGACGCCTGGAAAAATCCTGATGAGACGTATGTACACGAACTGAGATGGCACAGACTCCAGGAATGGAGACGTGAAGCATCGGTACAGAGGATAGAAAAACCCACCCGCCTTGACCGCGCCCGGGGTCTTGGCTACAAGGCCAAGCAGGGTATCGTCATGGCAAGGGTGAGTATCAGGCGCGGTGGCGCACGCAAATCACGTTACATCAGGGGCCGCAGGACCAAACGCATGGGTATGACAAAAATCACCCGTGGCAAAAGCATCCAGCGCATGGCAGAAGAGCGGGCAGCACGCAGATTCCCCAACCTGCAGGTACTTAACTCGTACTGGGTCGGAGAAGATGGCAAACATAAATGGTACGAAATCATCATGGTGGATATCAGCCACCCTGTCATAAAGAGCGACCCCAACCTGAACTGGCTGTGCGAACCGGCCCAGAAAGGCAGGGTATTCAGGGGCAAGACAAGTGCCGGCATCAAAGGCAGAGGTCAGCGCAAACGGGGTAATGGTACTGAGAAGAACAGACCCAGTATCAGGTCCCGGGGCAATATTGGAAAGTGA
- a CDS encoding phosphatase PAP2 family protein: MTSTYLMTVIMLPLLALMTMAGFRLLIPGEVKKQYGRISPRRFLIGFGPFFVCAFLVYILMQSQSYIVNALGPRVNADYTGYLVMIEGDLVSHFQSFATPLLTYLTAFVYLMAFSFLMVFTFIVLIYTRNLHALEEYTIAFILIYIVAFPFYIFIPIAVTGHTLPNVSTLLYDLSPIIEHGVRIADPLLDNDFPSLHAALSIMATLVVVFRTNLERYKVFSIVSTLAILFSTLYLGIHWITDLVGGILLALVSYYIATRYREHIFRTAHRILAVVEERLKIGDSIVCTKCSKEVTVIPHSGFAECSGCGERMEYHPLTYV; the protein is encoded by the coding sequence ATGACTTCGACGTATCTTATGACCGTGATTATGCTGCCGCTTCTTGCATTGATGACAATGGCCGGGTTTCGTCTTCTTATTCCCGGGGAAGTGAAGAAACAATATGGCCGTATTTCCCCGCGCAGGTTCCTGATCGGATTCGGGCCATTTTTCGTTTGTGCATTCCTTGTCTATATACTTATGCAGTCCCAGTCATATATTGTAAATGCCCTGGGTCCGAGGGTAAATGCAGATTATACGGGATATCTTGTTATGATAGAGGGCGATCTTGTAAGCCATTTCCAGAGTTTTGCAACACCCCTGCTAACATACCTTACAGCCTTCGTATATCTCATGGCCTTTTCTTTCCTGATGGTTTTTACGTTCATTGTCCTGATATATACCCGCAACCTGCATGCCCTTGAAGAATATACCATTGCATTTATACTAATATACATTGTAGCCTTTCCTTTCTACATCTTTATACCGATTGCTGTTACCGGACATACCCTCCCCAATGTCTCTACATTGTTGTATGACCTGAGCCCCATCATCGAGCATGGGGTAAGGATAGCTGACCCACTTCTTGACAATGATTTTCCCAGCCTGCATGCCGCACTATCTATTATGGCAACACTGGTCGTTGTGTTCAGGACAAACCTTGAGAGATACAAGGTGTTCTCTATTGTTTCAACTCTTGCCATCCTGTTCTCAACATTGTACCTTGGCATCCACTGGATAACTGACCTGGTTGGGGGAATATTGCTGGCTCTGGTCAGTTATTATATTGCTACCCGGTACAGGGAGCATATCTTCCGGACAGCACACAGGATACTTGCGGTAGTGGAAGAGCGGCTAAAGATAGGGGATTCTATCGTCTGCACAAAATGTTCAAAGGAGGTTACGGTAATTCCCCATAGCGGTTTTGCTGAGTGTTCCGGTTGCGGGGAAAGGATGGAGTACCATCCGCTTACCTATGTTTGA